TCCCGGGAACGGATAAAAGCGCCCCGTCGTATGGAATTGCGGACACGCCCCGACTTCGCAAGGAGACACCGGTATGCGCAGAACGTCCATCCTCACCGCCCTCTTGCTTCTCGTCGCCGCGGCGAGCATCGCCGAAGAGCCCTCGGGAGTGGACATCCTCCGCTCCATCCAGGAGGCCTTCACCTCGGTGGCGGCCGAGGTCGGCCCAGCCGTGGTTTACATCGAGGTGAAATCGGAAACCGAGAAGAGCCTGAGCTTCTTCGGCCCCTGGGGTTTCGAGGCGCCCCCCGAGCAGGAGGCCGCCGGATCGGGCTTTATCATCGACGCGGAGGGGTACGTACTCACCAACGCCCACGTCGTCGCCCAGGCCAAGGAGATCCGCGTGACCCTCTCCGACGAAAGGACCTTCGACGCCGAAGTCGTGGGGATAGACCCCGACACCGACCTCGCTCTGCTCCGCCTCAAGGACGCCCGGAACCTCCAGGTGGTCCGTCTGGGCGACTCGGACATTGTGCGCGTCGGTGAATGGGCGCTGGCCATCGGCAGCCCCTTCGGCCTCCAGCAGACCGTGACCGCGGGCATCATCAGCGCCATTGGCCGCACCAACATGGGCCTGGCCAACTACGAGGACTTCATCCAGACCGACGCCTCGATCAACCCGGGCAACTCGGGCGGCCCCCTGGTCAACCTGGACGGCGAGGTCATCGGCATCAACTCGGCCATCCGCACCCGGGGCGCCTGGACCGGCGAGTCATACAACAGCGGCATCGGCTTCGCCATCCCCATCAACATGGCCCGGCGGGTGGCCGCGGATTTGCGCGATAAGGGCAGCGTCGTACGCGGCTGGCTCGGGGTCTCCATCCAGAACTTGAACGAGGAGGTGGCCCAAGCCATGGACCTTCGGGAGACCAAGGGCGCGCTGGTCGCCGAGGTCCTGCCCGACTCCCCCGCCGAGGACGCCGGCTTCGAGGTCGGCGACGTGGTGCTCGAGATGAACGGGTTGAAGGTCAAGGACGCCAACGAGCTGAAGAACCGGGTGGCCCTCCTGATCCCCGACGAGCGGGTCGAGTTCCTCATCAGCCGCGACGGCGCGGAGAAGAGGATTGACGTGACGATCGGCGAGCGGCCCCCCGATCTCAACGCGTACTACGAGGAATCCCGGGGCACGGAAGGCGAATCGCGGGCCGTGGCCTCCCTGGGAATCGAAGTTCAGAACCTCGACCCCGAGCTCGTCAAGGAGATGGGGCTCGACGAGGATAAGGGCGTGGTCATCACCCGCGTCTTCCGGGACTCCCCCGCCGATAAGGCCGGCCTGCGGTCCGGTGACGCCATCCTCCAGTTCGACCGGCAGGAGGTCAAGGACGCGGCCGGCTTCGAGGAGATGGCGGGCAAGATTGTCGAGGGCGAGCCCGTGCTGGTGCTCATCTGGCGCGACGGGCGGACGACCTTCCTGGTCATCGAAAAGTAGCCGTCCCATCAAACCCATAAAAAAGGCGGGCCCCGCGGCCCGCCTCTGATATATCCCGCACGACTACCGGCTGATCACCAGCCTCTGGGTCAGCGATCCCGCAACCGTTTCAAGGCGGTAGAGGTAGACGCCCGAGGGAATTTCAGCGCAGTTCCAGGACGTCTCATGGCGGCCCGCGGTCAGCTCCGAGGCTATCGGCGTCGCAACCCGACGACCGGCCAGGTCGAAGACCGAAAGCTCCACCCGCCCGTCATCCGGAAGCGAGAACACGAAGTTGATGACCTCCCGCGAAGGGTTCGGATACGCGGCGTAAAGCACGAGCTCCGGCGTATCCGCGGAGATGGTAACCGTCTCCGTGGGGCCGAAACGTGATACCACGCCGTCCGTGGTCGTCGAAAGTCGGGTCCGTCCCCCACCAAAGCGTGTAGGTGTCGAAGTCGGGGAGCAGCGTGTCGTCCCAGTCCAGCGTCGGCGTCAACGTGTTGACCACCGAAGCGTCCGTCGGGCTGACGAGGTGG
This window of the bacterium genome carries:
- a CDS encoding DegQ family serine endoprotease; this encodes MRRTSILTALLLLVAAASIAEEPSGVDILRSIQEAFTSVAAEVGPAVVYIEVKSETEKSLSFFGPWGFEAPPEQEAAGSGFIIDAEGYVLTNAHVVAQAKEIRVTLSDERTFDAEVVGIDPDTDLALLRLKDARNLQVVRLGDSDIVRVGEWALAIGSPFGLQQTVTAGIISAIGRTNMGLANYEDFIQTDASINPGNSGGPLVNLDGEVIGINSAIRTRGAWTGESYNSGIGFAIPINMARRVAADLRDKGSVVRGWLGVSIQNLNEEVAQAMDLRETKGALVAEVLPDSPAEDAGFEVGDVVLEMNGLKVKDANELKNRVALLIPDERVEFLISRDGAEKRIDVTIGERPPDLNAYYEESRGTEGESRAVASLGIEVQNLDPELVKEMGLDEDKGVVITRVFRDSPADKAGLRSGDAILQFDRQEVKDAAGFEEMAGKIVEGEPVLVLIWRDGRTTFLVIEK
- a CDS encoding T9SS type A sorting domain-containing protein translates to MFSLPDDGRVELSVFDLAGRRVATPIASELTAGRHETSWNCAEIPSGVYLYRLETVAGSLTQRLVISR